A part of Winslowiella toletana genomic DNA contains:
- the purH gene encoding bifunctional phosphoribosylaminoimidazolecarboxamide formyltransferase/IMP cyclohydrolase — translation MQQPRPLRRALLSVSDKAGILEFAQALSSRGVELLSTGGTARLLADAGLPVTEVSDYTGFPEMMDGRVKTLHPKVHGGILGRRGQDDAIMAEHNIAPIDMVVVNLYPFAETVAREGCSLADAVENIDIGGPSMVRSAAKNHKDVAIVVKSSDYSAIIAELDANENSLTLATRFDLAIKAFEHTAAYDSMIANYFGSMVPAYHGDASEPAGRFPRTLNLNFIKKQDMRYGENSHQDAAFYIEEKITEASVATAQQVQGKALSYNNIADTDAALECVKEFSEAACVIVKHANPCGVAVGDSIFDAYERAYKTDPTSAFGGIIAFNRELDEATAQAIISRQFVEVIIAPSATAAALKVTAAKQNVRVLTCGQWQQRQKGLDFKRVNGGLLVQDRDLGMVDASQLRVVSERQPTEQELRDALFCWKVAKFVKSNAIVYAQNNMTIGIGAGQMSRVYSAKIAGIKAADEGLEVKGCAMASDAFFPFRDGIDAAAAVGVSCVIQPGGSIRDDEVIAAANEHGIAMIFTDMRHFRH, via the coding sequence ATGCAACAACCTCGTCCTCTACGCCGCGCGCTGCTCAGCGTGTCTGATAAAGCCGGTATCCTCGAATTCGCCCAGGCGCTCTCCAGCCGCGGTGTCGAACTGCTCTCTACTGGCGGTACTGCACGTCTGCTGGCTGACGCTGGTCTGCCAGTAACCGAAGTATCGGATTACACTGGTTTCCCTGAAATGATGGATGGACGCGTCAAAACGCTGCACCCGAAAGTGCATGGTGGCATTTTAGGTCGCCGTGGTCAGGATGATGCGATTATGGCGGAACATAACATCGCGCCAATCGACATGGTGGTCGTTAACCTTTATCCGTTTGCCGAGACGGTGGCGCGCGAAGGTTGTTCACTGGCAGATGCAGTAGAGAATATCGATATCGGTGGCCCGAGCATGGTGCGCTCCGCAGCGAAGAACCATAAAGATGTGGCCATCGTAGTGAAGAGCAGCGACTACAGCGCCATTATTGCTGAGCTGGATGCCAACGAAAACTCGCTGACGCTGGCGACCCGTTTCGATCTCGCTATCAAAGCGTTCGAACACACCGCCGCTTATGACAGCATGATCGCCAACTACTTCGGCAGCATGGTGCCGGCTTACCACGGTGACGCCAGCGAACCGGCTGGTCGCTTCCCGCGCACGCTGAACCTGAACTTTATTAAGAAGCAGGATATGCGTTATGGCGAGAACAGCCATCAGGATGCTGCCTTCTATATAGAAGAGAAGATTACTGAAGCCTCGGTCGCTACCGCACAGCAGGTGCAGGGCAAAGCGCTCTCCTATAACAATATCGCCGATACCGATGCAGCGCTGGAGTGCGTCAAAGAGTTTAGCGAAGCAGCCTGCGTGATCGTCAAGCATGCAAACCCTTGTGGTGTGGCGGTTGGCGATTCGATTTTCGATGCTTACGAGCGTGCATACAAAACTGACCCGACTTCAGCGTTTGGCGGCATCATTGCCTTTAACCGCGAGCTGGACGAAGCAACCGCACAGGCGATTATCAGCCGCCAGTTTGTCGAAGTGATTATTGCCCCTTCCGCTACTGCTGCAGCCCTGAAAGTCACCGCTGCCAAACAGAACGTGCGCGTACTGACCTGCGGCCAGTGGCAGCAGCGTCAGAAAGGCCTCGATTTCAAACGGGTTAATGGTGGTCTGCTGGTGCAGGATCGCGATCTGGGCATGGTTGACGCCAGCCAGCTGCGTGTCGTCAGCGAGCGCCAGCCAACTGAGCAGGAGCTGCGTGATGCGCTGTTCTGCTGGAAAGTGGCGAAGTTTGTTAAATCTAACGCCATCGTGTATGCGCAGAATAATATGACTATCGGCATTGGCGCCGGTCAGATGAGCCGCGTCTACTCAGCGAAAATCGCCGGTATCAAAGCGGCGGACGAAGGTCTGGAAGTGAAAGGCTGTGCAATGGCCTCTGATGCTTTCTTCCCGTTCCGTGACGGTATTGATGCCGCCGCTGCGGTTGGCGTCAGCTGTGTGATCCAACCGGGTGGCTCTATTCGTGATGATGAAGTGATCGCGGCGGCCAATGAGCACGGCATCGCGATGATCTTCACCGACATGCGCCATTTCCGCCATTAA
- the purD gene encoding phosphoribosylamine--glycine ligase → MKILVIGNGGREHALAWKASQSPLAETVFVAPGNAGTALEPALQNVAISATDIPALLSFAQNEKIDLTIVGPEAPLVIGVVDAFRAAGLKIFGPTQAAAQLEGSKAFTKDFLARHHIPTAEYQNFTEVEPALAYVRSKGAPIVIKADGLAAGKGVIVAMTLQEAEDAIQDMLAGNAFGDAGHRIVVEEFLDGEEASFIVMVDGEHVLPMATSQDHKRVGDGDTGPNTGGMGAYSPAPVVTDEIHQRVMDEVIWPTVRGMAAEGNTYTGFLYAGLMIGSNNQPKVIEFNCRFGDPETQPIMLRLQSDLVDLCLAACDGKLDQRDSRWDPRPSLGVVLAAGGYPGDYRTGDQIHGLPLEEVADGKVFHAGTTMQDDLVVTNGGRVLCVTALGEDVAAAQQRAYQLLQPISWDGSFCRKDIGYRAINRK, encoded by the coding sequence ATGAAAATTTTAGTTATCGGTAATGGTGGTCGTGAACACGCACTGGCATGGAAAGCATCGCAGTCACCGCTGGCGGAAACCGTATTTGTCGCGCCAGGTAATGCCGGTACCGCGCTGGAACCTGCTTTGCAGAACGTGGCGATTAGCGCCACCGATATCCCTGCGCTGCTGAGCTTTGCGCAGAATGAGAAGATCGACCTGACGATTGTTGGTCCGGAAGCGCCGCTGGTGATTGGCGTGGTGGATGCCTTCCGCGCCGCCGGTCTGAAAATCTTTGGCCCAACGCAGGCCGCAGCCCAGCTGGAAGGTTCGAAAGCCTTTACCAAGGATTTCCTTGCCCGCCATCATATCCCGACGGCGGAGTACCAGAACTTTACCGAAGTGGAGCCAGCCCTGGCTTATGTGCGCAGTAAAGGCGCACCGATTGTGATCAAAGCTGATGGCCTGGCGGCGGGTAAAGGCGTGATTGTCGCCATGACCCTGCAGGAAGCGGAAGATGCGATTCAGGATATGCTGGCAGGCAATGCCTTCGGCGATGCCGGTCACCGCATTGTGGTGGAAGAGTTCCTCGACGGCGAAGAAGCCAGCTTTATTGTGATGGTCGATGGCGAGCACGTGCTGCCAATGGCCACCAGCCAGGATCACAAACGTGTTGGCGACGGTGATACCGGCCCGAACACCGGTGGTATGGGCGCTTATTCTCCGGCGCCAGTGGTGACCGATGAGATCCACCAGCGCGTGATGGACGAAGTTATCTGGCCAACCGTGCGCGGTATGGCGGCCGAAGGGAATACCTACACCGGTTTCCTGTATGCCGGTCTGATGATTGGCAGCAACAACCAGCCAAAAGTGATCGAATTTAACTGTCGCTTTGGCGATCCGGAAACTCAGCCGATCATGTTGCGTCTGCAGTCGGATCTGGTCGATCTTTGCCTCGCCGCCTGCGACGGTAAACTGGATCAGCGCGATTCCAGATGGGATCCGCGTCCTTCACTGGGTGTGGTGCTGGCCGCTGGCGGTTATCCGGGCGATTACCGCACCGGCGATCAGATCCACGGTTTACCGCTGGAAGAAGTGGCTGATGGCAAGGTGTTCCATGCTGGCACCACCATGCAGGATGATCTGGTGGTGACCAATGGCGGACGCGTACTGTGCGTAACCGCGCTGGGTGAAGATGTGGCGGCGGCGCAACAGCGTGCTTATCAGCTGCTGCAACCTATCTCCTGGGATGGCAGCTTCTGCCGTAAAGATATCGGTTACCGCGCGATTAATCGTAAGTAA